A region of Streptomyces paludis DNA encodes the following proteins:
- a CDS encoding histidine phosphatase family protein: MAPRILLARHGQTAWSLSGKHTGRTDIPLLEEGRRGAKLLGERLHREPWAGLKDMEVRTSPLARAAETCALAGFGERAEPWDALMEFDYGAYEGMTPDDIKADRPDWLIWRDGVPDGETLAQVSGRADEVVDWARSADRDVLVFAHGHILRVIAARWLGEDISFAARVRLDPTSLSVLGWAYGNTAIHVWNDTGHLTP; this comes from the coding sequence ATGGCACCGCGCATCCTGCTCGCCCGGCACGGCCAGACGGCCTGGTCACTGTCCGGAAAGCACACCGGCAGGACGGACATCCCCCTCCTTGAGGAGGGGCGTCGCGGCGCGAAACTGCTCGGTGAGCGGCTGCACCGCGAGCCCTGGGCGGGCCTCAAGGACATGGAAGTACGCACCAGCCCCCTGGCCCGCGCCGCCGAGACCTGCGCGCTCGCGGGCTTCGGGGAGCGGGCCGAGCCGTGGGACGCGCTGATGGAGTTCGACTACGGCGCGTACGAGGGCATGACGCCGGACGACATCAAGGCGGACCGGCCGGACTGGCTCATCTGGCGCGACGGCGTCCCGGACGGCGAGACGCTGGCGCAGGTCTCCGGGCGGGCCGACGAGGTCGTCGACTGGGCGCGCTCGGCCGACCGCGATGTGCTGGTCTTCGCGCACGGCCACATCCTGCGCGTGATCGCCGCCCGCTGGCTGGGCGAGGACATCTCCTTCGCGGCCCGCGTCCGGCTCGACCCGACCTCGCTGTCGGTGCTCGGCTGGGCGTACGGCAACACCGCGATCCACGTGTGGAACGACACCGGGCACCTCACGCCGTAA
- a CDS encoding phosphatase PAP2 family protein, with translation MPYSASATSGPLPSPGPRTLPRWWTELLLIVVVYGAYSGGRLLARGDVSTAVDHGLAILRIEKMFLLNAEHPLNRLFTSTPAIGIPADFIYASLHYLVTPAVLIWIFRRRPAAYRAARTWLMLSTLLGLVGFTLLPTCPPRLLDAGHGFVDTMAQYSSYGWWGAEASAPRGLGGMTNQYAAMPSLHVGWALWCGLLLWRHARTPLVRWLGLAYPLLITVVVMGTANHYFLDAVAGCAVMGLGALLTAPGMRAAARARAWAGTRTGATSGARVTTENTAAQGVPSASPARSSTASAPRSAPIVSAGCETSAGERFPEQRTRANSADDGVSGVVSGGSGDGSSASAADDTPAATR, from the coding sequence ATGCCGTACAGCGCCAGCGCGACCAGCGGACCGCTGCCCAGCCCGGGTCCCAGGACCCTGCCCCGCTGGTGGACCGAACTGCTCCTGATAGTCGTGGTGTACGGCGCGTACTCGGGCGGCCGGCTGCTGGCCCGTGGCGATGTGTCGACGGCGGTCGATCACGGGCTGGCGATCCTGCGCATAGAGAAGATGTTCCTCCTCAACGCCGAGCACCCGCTCAACCGGCTCTTCACCAGCACCCCGGCGATCGGGATACCCGCCGACTTCATCTATGCCTCGCTGCACTATCTCGTCACTCCGGCCGTGCTGATCTGGATCTTCCGCCGCCGGCCCGCCGCCTACCGGGCGGCCCGTACCTGGCTGATGCTCTCCACGCTCCTCGGCCTCGTCGGCTTCACCCTCCTGCCCACCTGCCCGCCCCGGCTGCTCGACGCCGGGCACGGGTTCGTCGACACGATGGCGCAGTACAGCTCGTACGGCTGGTGGGGCGCCGAGGCGAGCGCGCCGCGCGGGCTCGGCGGTATGACCAACCAGTACGCGGCGATGCCGAGCCTGCACGTCGGCTGGGCCCTGTGGTGCGGGCTGCTGCTGTGGAGGCACGCCCGTACGCCGCTGGTCCGGTGGCTGGGCCTGGCGTATCCGCTGCTGATCACGGTGGTGGTGATGGGGACCGCCAACCACTACTTCCTGGACGCGGTCGCGGGCTGCGCGGTGATGGGCCTGGGCGCGCTGCTGACCGCGCCGGGGATGCGCGCGGCGGCCCGCGCGCGGGCCTGGGCGGGGACCAGGACCGGAGCCACTTCCGGTGCCCGGGTGACGACGGAGAACACCGCCGCGCAGGGCGTGCCGTCCGCGTCGCCGGCACGGTCGTCCACAGCCTCCGCCCCGCGTTCCGCCCCGATTGTCAGTGCCGGATGCGAGACTTCCGCGGGTGAGCGATTCCCTGAGCAGCGGACCCGCGCCAACAGCGCCGACGACGGCGTCAGTGGCGTCGTCAGCGGTGGCAGCGGCGATGGCAGCAGCGCCTCCGCGGCGGACGACACTCCGGCGGCGACTCGCTGA
- a CDS encoding AAA family ATPase, with translation MPPTAPAGPADPAVAAGLATEAILRDTLHSPHRGIVVDSPPGAGKSTLVVRAALELAAAGRPLMVVAQTNAQVDDLVVRLAEKNAELPVGRLHSNDADPYDKALDALPSVRKSAKAADLAGLDVVVSTAAKWAHVRVTEPWRHAIVDEAYQMRSDALLAVAGLFERALFVGDPGQLDPFSVVGADQWAGLSYDPSASAVSTLLAHNPELPQHRLPVSWRLPASAAPLVSGAFYPYTPFRSGTGPGDRRLAFGVASDGSGPDRVLDEAAESGWGLLELPARHTPRTDPEAVRAVAQVVRRLLDRGAAATSERSPDPVPVTADRIAVGTAHRDQAAAVRAALAGLGVSGVAVDTANRLQGREFDVTVVLHPLSGRPDATAFHLETGRLCVLASRHRHACVVVCRAGVAELLDEHPSTEPVQLGVTVKFPDGWEANHAVLAELAEHRVSWRP, from the coding sequence ATGCCCCCGACCGCCCCTGCCGGCCCCGCCGATCCCGCCGTCGCCGCCGGTCTCGCGACCGAGGCGATCCTCCGCGACACGCTCCACAGCCCCCACCGCGGCATCGTCGTCGACTCGCCGCCCGGGGCCGGGAAGTCGACGCTCGTCGTGCGGGCCGCGCTGGAGCTGGCGGCGGCCGGGCGCCCGCTGATGGTCGTCGCGCAGACGAACGCGCAGGTGGACGATCTCGTCGTGCGGCTCGCGGAGAAGAACGCCGAACTGCCGGTCGGCCGACTGCACAGCAATGACGCCGATCCGTACGACAAGGCGCTGGACGCGCTGCCCTCCGTACGGAAGTCGGCGAAGGCCGCGGACCTCGCGGGGCTGGACGTCGTCGTGTCGACGGCCGCGAAGTGGGCGCATGTGCGGGTAACCGAGCCCTGGCGGCACGCGATCGTGGACGAGGCGTACCAGATGCGGTCGGACGCGCTGCTCGCCGTCGCGGGGCTCTTCGAGCGCGCGCTGTTCGTGGGGGACCCGGGCCAGCTGGACCCGTTCAGCGTGGTGGGCGCGGACCAGTGGGCGGGGCTGTCCTACGACCCGTCGGCGAGCGCCGTGTCGACGCTCCTGGCGCACAACCCGGAGCTGCCGCAGCACCGGCTGCCCGTCTCGTGGCGGCTGCCCGCGTCGGCCGCGCCGCTGGTGTCGGGCGCGTTCTATCCGTACACCCCGTTCCGCAGCGGTACGGGCCCGGGCGACCGGCGGCTCGCGTTCGGGGTGGCGTCGGACGGTTCGGGCCCGGACCGGGTGCTGGACGAGGCGGCCGAGTCGGGCTGGGGCCTGCTGGAACTGCCGGCCCGGCACACACCCCGTACGGACCCGGAGGCGGTACGGGCGGTGGCCCAGGTCGTGCGCAGACTGCTGGACCGGGGCGCGGCGGCGACGAGCGAGCGGTCGCCGGATCCGGTGCCGGTGACGGCGGACCGGATCGCGGTCGGCACGGCCCACCGCGACCAGGCGGCGGCGGTCCGCGCGGCGCTGGCCGGGCTGGGGGTGAGCGGGGTGGCGGTGGACACGGCGAACCGGCTCCAGGGCCGCGAGTTCGATGTGACGGTCGTGCTGCACCCCCTCTCGGGCCGCCCGGACGCGACGGCATTCCATCTGGAGACGGGCCGGCTCTGCGTCCTCGCCTCCCGGCACCGCCACGCCTGCGTCGTGGTCTGCCGCGCGGGCGTCGCGGAGCTGCTCGACGAACACCCGTCGACGGAGCCGGTCCAGCTGGGCGTGACGGTGAAGTTCCCGGACGGCTGGGAGGCCAACCACGCGGTCCTGGCGGAACTCGCCGAACACCGCGTGAGCTGGCGTCCGTAA
- a CDS encoding M6 family metalloprotease domain-containing protein, producing MERPQPPGAGERPRLRRTAAALTSLMALAATSLVAGSAAAGTARGPCALPRTAAHHSLGLDTWNSSYPRPDRALDAVMIFLSFPDAEPLTAPGALAADHFPATGTFYERASYGKFRLRAHPRLRWLRMPRPSTAYGIRRDWAPARRTAYLRDALAVAERTVDFSRYDIVYFVADPDAPGVDSDATKVVNFERPMRAGGTDIKRVVTVFERHPPDRNVLAHETGHIFDLADLYHRPMDGKGDWDTYVGDWDVMGSQFGLAPDLFGWHKWKLGWLDRRQVSCVSPAGTSLLTLEPISAPASVAGAAGTRLAVVRTGKDTALAIEARAATGNDVHTCTEGVLIYRVRGSTASGGGPVEVVDTHPRSEACPDRSVYPQLADAPLGVGETFTVPGEGTRVQVEDRTATGAWTVKITPNP from the coding sequence GTGGAGCGTCCGCAGCCACCCGGGGCGGGGGAGCGGCCCCGACTGCGCAGGACCGCGGCGGCCCTCACCTCGCTCATGGCGCTCGCCGCCACCTCCCTGGTGGCCGGCTCCGCCGCGGCCGGGACCGCGCGCGGGCCGTGCGCCCTGCCCCGGACCGCCGCGCACCACTCCCTCGGGCTCGACACCTGGAACTCCTCCTACCCGCGCCCCGACCGGGCCCTCGACGCGGTCATGATCTTCCTGTCCTTCCCCGACGCGGAGCCGCTGACCGCTCCGGGCGCGCTGGCCGCCGACCACTTCCCCGCCACCGGCACGTTCTACGAGCGCGCCTCGTACGGCAAGTTCCGGCTGCGCGCGCACCCGCGGCTCCGCTGGCTCCGGATGCCGCGCCCGTCCACCGCGTACGGCATACGGCGCGACTGGGCGCCGGCCCGGCGCACCGCCTATCTGCGCGACGCGCTGGCCGTCGCCGAACGGACGGTCGACTTCTCGCGGTACGACATCGTCTACTTCGTCGCCGACCCGGACGCGCCGGGCGTCGACTCGGACGCCACGAAGGTGGTCAACTTCGAACGGCCGATGCGGGCGGGCGGGACGGACATCAAGCGCGTCGTCACCGTCTTCGAACGGCATCCCCCCGACCGCAATGTGCTGGCCCACGAGACCGGGCACATCTTCGACCTGGCGGATCTCTACCACCGGCCCATGGACGGCAAGGGCGACTGGGACACCTACGTGGGCGACTGGGACGTGATGGGCAGCCAGTTCGGGCTGGCCCCCGACCTCTTCGGCTGGCACAAGTGGAAGCTGGGCTGGCTGGACCGGCGCCAGGTCAGCTGTGTATCGCCGGCCGGCACCAGCCTGCTCACCCTGGAGCCGATCTCCGCCCCGGCCTCCGTCGCCGGCGCCGCCGGGACCCGGCTCGCGGTCGTCCGTACCGGCAAGGACACGGCGCTGGCCATCGAGGCGCGCGCCGCCACCGGCAACGATGTCCACACCTGCACCGAGGGGGTGCTGATCTACCGCGTACGGGGCTCCACCGCCTCGGGCGGCGGCCCGGTGGAGGTCGTCGACACCCATCCGCGCAGCGAGGCGTGCCCCGACCGGTCGGTCTACCCGCAGCTGGCGGACGCGCCGCTGGGCGTCGGCGAGACCTTCACGGTGCCGGGTGAGGGAACACGGGTGCAGGTGGAGGACCGTACGGCGACGGGCGCGTGGACGGTGAAGATCACCCCGAACCCATGA
- a CDS encoding putative bifunctional diguanylate cyclase/phosphodiesterase, with product MSGTSEGPRPAAVAAAGTVRQSVTESHVLGRELTAEAEPEAEPETGTAAPVVSGTSAGTTASAPGPAAAARDYRAAFQIAQLAMAVVDHEGAVVRANDALGALLGTEPAALRRRPAADLVDLASDSRTWHSYRQVLDNRRARFRCTRRLKHADGRTVWAEVTVAPVPGSGDILLSVTDISDRRELQARLRHLQMHDSVTLLPNRALFFERLASALESASGGMGAFDPATRPYGDAGAGGGAGGAADSRADGVVDGGARRRGDGRTGRIGLCYLDLDGFKAVNDTLGHRTGDRLLAAVASRLTECAEHDEHDDRTGGGGHLVARLGGDEFAVLVEDSTGTEQLAGLARRILAALQRPFDLAGQRLSMSASIGVVERAAEGTTPTGLMQAADTTLYWAKADGKARWTLFDPERNAHRMTRQALSSTLRPAVEREEFVLQYQPLVGMADGVVRGVEALVRWNHPQFGTLAPNRFVGIAEEDGSIVQLGRWVLRTACRQARRWQLDHPGVAPLFVSVNVAVRQVWDSDLVADVAGILAETGLAPDLLQLELTESAVMGSAGRPLQALQALSNMGVRIAIDDFGTGYSNLAYLSRLPVSVLKLDGSFVRGFRYDEGVHPSPADETIVEALVQLAHRLGLTVTAECVETSGQAARLQRIGCDTGQGWLFSRPVAPERIAEMIVALDTSRVTPGA from the coding sequence GTGAGCGGAACCTCCGAAGGGCCGCGACCCGCGGCAGTCGCGGCGGCCGGCACCGTACGACAATCCGTGACGGAGAGTCACGTTCTCGGTAGAGAACTCACAGCCGAGGCGGAGCCGGAGGCCGAACCCGAGACCGGGACCGCCGCACCCGTCGTGTCCGGCACGTCCGCCGGGACCACCGCGTCCGCGCCCGGCCCGGCCGCCGCGGCGCGCGACTACCGCGCCGCGTTCCAGATCGCCCAGCTCGCGATGGCCGTCGTGGACCACGAGGGCGCGGTCGTCCGCGCCAATGACGCGCTGGGCGCGCTCCTCGGCACGGAACCCGCCGCGCTGCGCCGACGGCCCGCGGCCGACCTCGTCGACCTCGCCTCCGACAGCCGCACCTGGCACTCCTACCGCCAGGTGCTGGACAACCGGCGCGCCCGGTTCCGCTGCACCCGCCGGCTCAAGCACGCCGACGGGCGGACGGTCTGGGCCGAGGTGACCGTCGCCCCCGTACCCGGGAGCGGCGACATCCTGCTGTCGGTCACGGACATCAGCGACCGGCGCGAACTCCAGGCGCGGCTGCGCCATCTCCAGATGCACGACTCGGTGACCCTGCTGCCGAACCGGGCCCTGTTCTTCGAACGGCTCGCCTCCGCGCTGGAGTCGGCGTCGGGCGGCATGGGGGCCTTCGACCCGGCGACCCGGCCGTACGGCGACGCCGGGGCCGGTGGCGGCGCGGGCGGCGCGGCCGATAGCAGAGCGGACGGCGTCGTGGACGGCGGCGCGCGCCGCAGGGGGGATGGCAGAACAGGGCGGATCGGTCTCTGCTATCTGGATCTCGACGGTTTCAAGGCCGTCAACGACACCCTCGGGCACCGCACCGGCGACCGGCTGCTCGCCGCCGTCGCCAGCCGGCTGACCGAGTGCGCCGAGCACGACGAGCACGACGACCGCACCGGCGGCGGGGGCCATCTGGTGGCCCGGCTCGGCGGGGACGAGTTCGCGGTCCTCGTCGAGGACTCCACCGGTACGGAGCAGCTCGCCGGCCTCGCCCGCCGGATCCTCGCCGCGCTCCAGCGCCCGTTCGACCTGGCCGGGCAGCGGCTGTCGATGTCCGCGTCGATCGGGGTCGTGGAGCGCGCGGCCGAAGGCACCACGCCGACCGGTCTGATGCAGGCCGCCGACACCACGCTGTACTGGGCGAAGGCGGACGGCAAGGCGCGCTGGACGCTCTTCGACCCGGAGCGCAACGCCCACCGGATGACCCGGCAGGCGCTCAGCTCGACGCTGCGGCCGGCCGTCGAGCGCGAGGAGTTCGTCCTCCAGTACCAGCCGCTGGTGGGGATGGCCGACGGAGTGGTGCGCGGGGTGGAGGCGCTGGTGCGCTGGAACCACCCGCAGTTCGGGACTCTCGCGCCGAATCGGTTCGTCGGGATCGCCGAGGAGGACGGCTCGATCGTGCAGCTCGGGCGGTGGGTGCTGCGGACCGCGTGCCGCCAGGCGCGCCGCTGGCAGCTGGACCACCCGGGCGTGGCGCCGCTCTTCGTCAGCGTCAATGTGGCCGTCCGGCAGGTCTGGGACTCGGATCTGGTCGCGGATGTCGCCGGGATCCTCGCCGAGACGGGGCTCGCGCCCGACCTGCTGCAACTGGAGCTGACCGAGTCCGCGGTGATGGGCTCCGCGGGCCGCCCGCTCCAGGCGCTCCAGGCGCTGAGCAACATGGGGGTGCGGATCGCCATCGACGATTTCGGCACCGGCTACTCGAATCTCGCGTATCTGAGCAGGCTGCCCGTGTCGGTCCTCAAGCTGGACGGCTCGTTCGTCCGGGGCTTCCGCTACGACGAGGGGGTGCACCCGAGCCCGGCCGACGAGACGATCGTCGAGGCGCTCGTCCAGCTCGCGCACCGGCTGGGGCTGACGGTCACCGCCGAGTGCGTGGAGACCTCGGGCCAGGCCGCGCGTCTCCAGCGGATCGGCTGCGACACGGGCCAGGGCTGGCTGTTCTCCCGTCCGGTCGCGCCGGAGCGCATCGCGGAGATGATCGTGGCCCTGGACACCAGTCGCGTCACACCAGGCGCCTGA